Proteins from a single region of Pseudomonas fulva:
- a CDS encoding IclR family transcriptional regulator, whose protein sequence is MDTPRDTGKQKVRSAEVGTDILKALAELSPATSLSRLAEHVQMPASKVHRYLQALIASGFAEQNSATNHYGLGREALRVGLAALGSMDVLKVGAMPLAELRDELNETCFLAVWGNQGATVVHIEPAVRAVTVVTQLGSVLPLLSSSTGLVFSAYLPPRETMELREREIRAGIAHALADDQTYITVCEQIRSRGLHVVHGLLMPGVDALSAPVFNAVGHVTAVMTVVGPTALFQADENGPAAQRLLAAARAVSWRMGYQP, encoded by the coding sequence ATGGATACCCCCCGCGACACCGGTAAACAGAAAGTGCGCTCGGCCGAAGTGGGCACCGACATCCTCAAGGCCCTGGCCGAACTCTCGCCTGCCACCTCGTTATCGCGCCTGGCCGAACACGTGCAAATGCCCGCCAGCAAGGTGCATCGTTATTTGCAAGCGCTGATCGCCTCGGGTTTTGCCGAACAGAACAGCGCCACCAACCACTATGGGCTGGGTCGCGAGGCGTTACGCGTGGGCCTGGCTGCGTTGGGCAGCATGGACGTGTTGAAAGTCGGCGCGATGCCCCTGGCGGAGTTGCGCGATGAACTGAATGAAACCTGCTTTCTCGCGGTGTGGGGCAATCAAGGTGCGACCGTGGTGCATATCGAGCCTGCGGTGCGCGCCGTCACGGTGGTGACGCAACTGGGGTCGGTGTTACCGCTGCTCAGTTCGTCTACCGGCCTGGTATTCAGCGCTTATTTGCCGCCGCGGGAAACCATGGAGTTGCGCGAGCGTGAAATTCGGGCAGGAATTGCCCACGCCTTAGCCGACGATCAGACCTACATCACCGTCTGCGAGCAGATTCGCAGCCGTGGCCTGCACGTTGTCCACGGTTTGCTGATGCCGGGGGTGGATGCACTGTCGGCGCCGGTGTTCAACGCGGTCGGGCATGTGACGGCGGTGATGACCGTGGTCGGCCCTACCGCATTGTTCCAAGCCGACGAGAATGGCCCGGCGGCGCAACGATTGCTGGCTGCAGCCCGCGCCGTCAGTTGGCGCATGGGCTATCAGCCCTGA
- the hmgA gene encoding homogentisate 1,2-dioxygenase: MNLEYLSGFGNEFASEALPGALPVGQNSPQKAPYGLYAELFSGTAFTMARSEARRTWLYRIQPSASHPAFVKLDRLLAGGPQGAVTPNRLRWNPLDIPIEPTDFIDGLVGMVANSAADKPSGVSIHHYRANRSMERVFFNADGELLIVPEQGRLRIATELGVLEVEPLEIAVLPRGLKFRVQLLDAQARGYVAENHGAPLRLPDLGPIGSNGLANPRDFLTPVAHYEDLKQPTALVQKFLGELWACELDHSPLNVVAWHGNNVPYKYDLRRFNTIGTVSFDHPDPSIFTVLTSPTSTHGLANLDFVIFPPRWMVAENTFRPPWFHRNMMNEYMGLIQGGYDAKAEGFLPGGASLHSCMSAHGPDGETCTRAINADLAPHKIENTMAFMFESSQVLRPTQFALDCPQLQPSYDACWASLPTPFNPNRR, from the coding sequence ATGAACCTCGAATACCTGTCGGGCTTCGGCAATGAATTCGCCAGCGAGGCCCTGCCTGGCGCGCTGCCCGTTGGCCAGAACTCCCCGCAAAAAGCGCCCTACGGCCTATACGCCGAACTGTTTTCCGGCACGGCTTTCACCATGGCGCGCAGTGAAGCGCGCCGTACGTGGCTGTACCGTATCCAGCCATCTGCCAGTCATCCGGCGTTTGTCAAGTTGGATCGGCTTTTGGCCGGTGGGCCTCAGGGAGCGGTGACACCGAACCGCCTGCGCTGGAACCCCCTGGATATTCCGATCGAGCCGACGGACTTTATCGATGGACTGGTAGGGATGGTCGCCAATTCCGCGGCCGACAAACCTTCAGGCGTCAGCATCCACCACTACCGAGCCAACCGCTCGATGGAGCGCGTGTTCTTCAACGCCGATGGCGAGCTGTTGATCGTCCCCGAGCAGGGCCGCCTGCGTATCGCGACCGAACTGGGTGTGCTGGAGGTCGAGCCGCTGGAAATCGCCGTGCTGCCACGGGGGCTCAAATTCCGTGTGCAATTGCTGGATGCGCAAGCCCGCGGTTATGTCGCCGAAAACCACGGCGCACCGTTGCGCCTGCCGGATCTGGGGCCGATCGGCAGCAATGGGCTGGCCAACCCACGCGATTTCCTTACGCCGGTTGCCCATTACGAAGATTTGAAACAACCGACGGCGCTGGTACAGAAATTCCTCGGCGAGCTATGGGCCTGTGAGCTGGATCATTCCCCGCTCAACGTGGTCGCCTGGCACGGCAACAACGTGCCGTACAAATATGATCTGCGCCGCTTCAATACCATCGGCACCGTAAGCTTCGACCACCCGGATCCGTCGATCTTCACCGTATTGACCTCACCCACCAGCACCCATGGCCTGGCCAATCTGGACTTCGTGATCTTCCCGCCGCGCTGGATGGTGGCCGAAAACACCTTCCGCCCGCCATGGTTCCACCGCAATATGATGAACGAATACATGGGCCTGATCCAGGGTGGCTATGACGCCAAGGCTGAAGGCTTCCTGCCCGGTGGCGCGTCGCTGCACAGTTGCATGAGCGCCCATGGCCCGGACGGCGAGACTTGCACCAGGGCCATCAATGCGGATCTGGCACCACACAAGATCGAAAACACCATGGCGTTCATGTTCGAGAGCAGCCAAGTGCTGCGCCCGACCCAGTTCGCATTGGATTGCCCACAATTACAACCTTCCTATGACGCGTGCTGGGCCTCGTTGCCCACCCCCTTCAACCCGAACCGGAGATAA
- the fahA gene encoding fumarylacetoacetase — protein MNQPTPTRSWVASANGHSDFPLQNLPLGVFSINGCAPRAGVAIGDSILDLHAAIDEFDGDARRAVEATADGQLNAFFELGRGPRVALRERLLALLAEGSKLQAREAQVLHRAADCQMHLPARINDYTDFYVGIEHAQNVGKLFRPDNPLLPNYKYVPIGYHGRASTIRTSGTDVRRPKGQILPAGQTVPTFGPCARLDYELELGVWIGQSNELGNSIAIGDAAEHIAGFCLLNDWSARDIQAWEYQPLGPFLSKSFITTISSWVVTAEALEPFRMAQPARPAGDPQPLSYLLDERDQAAGALDIELEVLITTAAMRERNLPAYRLALSNSLHMYWTAAQLVAHHSVNGCQLQAGDLFGTGTLSGSQPGQFGSLLEMTEGGKKPVELPSGEMRTFLEDGDEIILRARCSREGFASIGFGECRGTVVAAH, from the coding sequence ATGAATCAGCCCACACCGACCCGCAGCTGGGTGGCCTCCGCCAATGGTCACAGCGATTTTCCCCTGCAAAACCTGCCGCTGGGGGTGTTCAGCATCAATGGCTGCGCACCACGCGCAGGTGTCGCGATCGGCGACTCGATCCTGGATCTGCACGCTGCGATCGATGAGTTTGACGGTGACGCCCGGCGCGCCGTCGAAGCGACCGCCGATGGCCAATTGAACGCTTTTTTTGAGCTGGGCCGTGGCCCGCGCGTGGCCTTGCGCGAGCGTCTTCTGGCATTGCTGGCCGAAGGCAGCAAACTGCAGGCGCGTGAAGCACAAGTGCTGCATCGGGCTGCCGATTGTCAGATGCATCTACCGGCGCGAATCAATGACTACACCGACTTCTATGTCGGTATCGAACACGCGCAGAACGTCGGCAAACTGTTCCGTCCCGATAACCCCCTGTTGCCTAACTACAAGTACGTACCGATTGGTTATCACGGTCGTGCTTCGACTATTCGCACCTCCGGCACAGACGTACGCCGCCCGAAAGGCCAGATCTTGCCAGCCGGCCAGACTGTGCCGACCTTCGGCCCGTGTGCGCGCCTGGACTACGAATTGGAGCTGGGCGTCTGGATCGGCCAGAGCAATGAGTTGGGGAATTCCATTGCCATTGGTGACGCGGCTGAGCATATCGCCGGTTTCTGTCTGCTCAATGACTGGTCGGCGCGGGATATCCAAGCTTGGGAATACCAGCCTTTGGGACCGTTCCTGTCGAAGAGTTTCATCACCACCATTTCATCCTGGGTAGTGACGGCAGAGGCGCTTGAACCGTTCCGCATGGCGCAACCGGCGCGACCGGCAGGTGACCCGCAACCGTTGTCGTACCTGCTGGACGAGCGCGACCAGGCTGCTGGCGCTCTGGATATCGAGCTTGAGGTACTGATCACCACGGCGGCCATGCGCGAACGGAACCTGCCGGCTTACCGCCTGGCGCTGAGCAATAGCCTGCATATGTACTGGACGGCCGCGCAATTGGTGGCGCACCACAGCGTCAACGGCTGCCAATTGCAGGCGGGTGACCTGTTTGGTACAGGGACCCTGTCGGGCTCGCAACCCGGTCAGTTCGGCAGCCTGTTGGAAATGACCGAGGGCGGTAAGAAGCCTGTCGAGCTACCGTCTGGCGAAATGCGCACGTTCCTCGAGGACGGTGACGAAATCATCCTGCGCGCCCGCTGCAGCCGTGAGGGTTTTGCCTCCATCGGTTTCGGCGAATGCCGCGGCACTGTGGTCGCGGCACACTAG
- the maiA gene encoding maleylacetoacetate isomerase has translation MELYTYYRSTASYRVRIALALKGLDFTAVPVNLLVPAGGANRQPAYLAINPQGRVPALRTDEGELLIQSLAIIEYLEERYPQVPLLPSDLLARANARAVAAIIGCDVHPLHNSSTQNLLRQWGHDEARLLEWIDHWISQGLGAVEQLIGDQGYCFGDQPGLADAFLIPQLYAAERFKVSLAAYPRIGRVAALAAQHPAFIQAHPANQPDTPCLP, from the coding sequence ATGGAGCTCTATACCTACTACCGTTCTACCGCGTCGTACCGGGTGCGCATTGCATTGGCGCTCAAGGGCCTGGATTTCACTGCTGTGCCGGTCAACCTGCTGGTGCCGGCAGGCGGTGCGAATCGCCAGCCGGCGTACCTGGCGATCAACCCGCAAGGCCGGGTGCCGGCCTTGCGCACCGATGAAGGGGAGCTGTTGATTCAATCGCTGGCGATCATCGAATACCTGGAGGAGCGCTATCCACAGGTGCCGCTGCTCCCCAGCGACCTGCTGGCCCGGGCTAATGCGCGTGCGGTGGCGGCGATCATCGGCTGCGATGTCCATCCGCTGCACAACTCCAGCACCCAGAATCTGTTGCGCCAGTGGGGGCATGACGAGGCGCGGCTGCTGGAGTGGATTGACCATTGGATCAGCCAGGGGTTGGGTGCGGTGGAGCAGTTGATTGGCGACCAGGGGTATTGCTTCGGCGACCAGCCGGGGCTGGCCGACGCGTTCCTGATTCCGCAATTGTATGCGGCTGAGCGTTTCAAGGTGTCGCTGGCGGCGTACCCGCGCATTGGCCGGGTAGCGGCGTTGGCGGCGCAGCATCCGGCATTCATTCAGGCTCACCCCGCAAACCAACCCGATACACCTTGCCTCCCATAG
- a CDS encoding MFS transporter: MHNQIASLRAALDAHPVSRYQWLILLLLVLLLVTDGYDAQVLGYVVPALAEDWGLEKAAFGPVFSANLLGLTLGSLLVTPLADRFGVRRILLCCVLIYASLTLLMVLANSLTTLMAARFICGIGMGGAMPCAMALMSDYAPPRLRTLMVTLAACGFSFGGAAGGFVAAGFIEGFGWQAVFLAGGVTPLLLFPFLVWLLPESLPRLLHDAPPYTRLQKVTSRMLPGWQPPPAVQAENRQEQGSKLTVVELFRNGYARPTVLIWATFFVSLILLYFMISWLPSLLLESGLALKEANLVTSMFLFAGTFGAIGMAWFADRLKSKVHLLAGVLTAAAVCTILLGLNHDNPRYLVAFVFAAGFCIIGGQLTLNAFASNFYPAHVRATGAGWALGVGRFGSILGPLFGSMLLAMHIPVEQIFFFCAIPAVIAALLIIQVRSPQ; encoded by the coding sequence ATGCATAATCAGATTGCCAGCTTGCGCGCAGCGCTCGATGCCCATCCGGTGTCGCGCTATCAATGGTTGATCCTTCTGTTGCTGGTGTTGTTGCTGGTGACCGATGGCTACGATGCCCAGGTGCTGGGCTATGTGGTGCCGGCGCTGGCCGAGGACTGGGGCCTGGAGAAGGCCGCATTCGGACCGGTGTTCAGTGCCAACCTGCTCGGGCTGACGCTGGGCTCACTGCTGGTCACGCCATTGGCCGATCGCTTTGGCGTGCGACGCATTCTGCTCTGCTGCGTGCTGATCTACGCCAGCCTCACCTTGCTGATGGTACTCGCCAACTCACTGACCACCCTGATGGCCGCAAGGTTTATCTGCGGCATTGGCATGGGCGGTGCCATGCCCTGCGCCATGGCGTTGATGTCAGACTATGCCCCACCGCGACTGCGCACCCTGATGGTGACGCTGGCGGCCTGTGGCTTCTCGTTCGGTGGGGCAGCGGGTGGGTTTGTGGCCGCGGGGTTTATCGAAGGCTTCGGGTGGCAGGCGGTGTTTCTGGCCGGGGGCGTGACGCCGCTGCTGCTGTTTCCTTTTCTGGTGTGGTTATTGCCGGAATCCCTGCCGCGCCTGTTGCATGATGCACCACCTTATACGCGGCTGCAGAAGGTCACGTCACGCATGCTGCCGGGCTGGCAACCGCCGCCTGCGGTCCAGGCCGAAAACCGACAGGAGCAAGGCAGCAAACTGACGGTCGTGGAACTGTTTCGCAACGGTTACGCGCGGCCGACTGTGCTGATCTGGGCGACCTTCTTTGTCAGCCTGATCCTGCTGTACTTCATGATCAGCTGGCTGCCGTCGCTGCTGCTGGAGAGCGGGCTGGCGTTGAAAGAAGCCAACCTGGTGACGTCGATGTTCCTGTTCGCGGGTACCTTTGGCGCCATCGGTATGGCCTGGTTCGCCGACCGCCTGAAAAGCAAAGTTCACCTTCTGGCCGGTGTGCTCACTGCCGCTGCGGTGTGCACCATCCTGCTCGGCCTCAACCATGACAACCCGCGTTACCTGGTGGCCTTTGTGTTTGCGGCCGGGTTTTGCATCATTGGAGGGCAGCTGACCCTAAATGCCTTCGCCAGCAACTTCTATCCGGCGCATGTGCGCGCCACCGGTGCGGGTTGGGCATTGGGCGTGGGGCGGTTTGGCTCGATCCTGGGACCGCTGTTCGGCAGCATGCTGCTGGCGATGCATATCCCGGTGGAGCAGATTTTCTTCTTCTGCGCGATACCGGCGGTGATCGCGGCATTGTTGATCATCCAGGTGCGCTCGCCGCAATAA
- a CDS encoding SelT/SelW/SelH family protein — protein MTPDKAEVTITYCTQCQWLLRAAWLAQELLSTFADDLARVSLEPATGGTFRIQCNGVQIWERKADGGFPEAKVLKQRVRDQIDPARDLGHNDRSAGS, from the coding sequence ATGACACCTGACAAAGCGGAAGTCACCATCACCTATTGCACCCAGTGCCAATGGCTGCTGCGCGCCGCCTGGCTGGCTCAGGAGCTGCTTTCCACTTTCGCCGATGACCTGGCCAGGGTCAGCCTCGAGCCCGCCACGGGTGGCACCTTTCGCATCCAGTGCAATGGCGTGCAGATCTGGGAGCGCAAGGCCGATGGTGGCTTCCCCGAGGCCAAGGTGCTCAAGCAGCGGGTCCGCGACCAGATCGACCCGGCTCGCGATCTGGGCCATAACGATCGCTCGGCCGGTAGCTGA
- a CDS encoding tRNA-binding protein — MQIIEWQDFERVELRVGTLVSAAPNEKALKPAYVLQVDLGELGIRTSSAQLTAHYGVEELLGRQVLCVCNFAPKRIAGVRSEVLVTGVYDSDGKVVLASFDKPLPNGARLA; from the coding sequence ATGCAGATCATCGAATGGCAGGATTTCGAACGCGTCGAGCTGCGCGTCGGCACCCTGGTCAGCGCAGCACCCAACGAGAAAGCCCTGAAACCCGCCTATGTGCTGCAGGTGGATCTCGGCGAGCTGGGCATCCGCACCTCCAGCGCACAACTCACCGCCCATTACGGCGTCGAGGAGTTACTGGGACGCCAGGTGCTGTGCGTATGCAACTTCGCCCCCAAGCGCATCGCCGGTGTTCGCTCCGAAGTGCTGGTCACGGGTGTCTATGACAGCGACGGCAAGGTGGTACTGGCCAGCTTCGACAAACCCTTGCCCAACGGCGCGCGCCTGGCCTGA
- a CDS encoding helix-turn-helix transcriptional regulator, whose product MSALLSVRHYHQEIVCHEHDHAQLVFGLSGHLQFEVAGLGSHVSRQSLAVVPAGARHACESRNGSECLVLDVPAGDWLERSLGDHADASRRLLEAPLRVELSASQSGLVNWLAASAFNDPLIARQGSILLLASLNAQAAPRPTLGLPLSMLNAYIERHAAHPIQVADLARLAGLSAARFHHRFVEETGLTPMAYVRDKRLRLGRQLLHNSRLSVGEIAARVGYTSQSAFTAALSRQFGETPRVLRERQPGDK is encoded by the coding sequence ATGTCAGCGCTCTTGTCTGTACGCCACTACCACCAGGAGATCGTCTGCCACGAACATGACCACGCCCAGCTGGTGTTCGGCCTGAGCGGCCACCTGCAGTTCGAGGTGGCGGGCCTGGGGAGCCACGTCAGCCGGCAAAGCCTGGCGGTGGTGCCGGCCGGCGCCCGCCACGCCTGCGAAAGCCGCAACGGCAGCGAATGCCTGGTGCTCGACGTACCGGCCGGCGACTGGCTGGAGCGGAGCCTGGGAGATCATGCCGATGCTAGCCGCCGGCTGCTGGAGGCGCCGCTCAGGGTCGAACTGTCGGCCAGCCAGAGCGGACTGGTCAACTGGCTGGCCGCCAGCGCGTTCAACGACCCGCTGATCGCCCGCCAGGGCTCCATCCTGCTGCTGGCCAGCCTCAACGCACAAGCGGCCCCCCGTCCCACTCTGGGCCTGCCGCTGAGCATGCTGAACGCCTATATCGAGCGGCATGCGGCCCACCCCATCCAGGTGGCGGACTTGGCCCGCCTCGCCGGGCTTTCCGCGGCGCGCTTCCACCACCGCTTCGTCGAAGAAACCGGGCTCACGCCCATGGCCTACGTGCGCGACAAACGCCTGCGTCTGGGCCGTCAGCTGCTGCACAACAGCCGCCTGAGCGTCGGCGAGATCGCCGCCCGGGTCGGCTACACCTCGCAGAGCGCCTTCACCGCCGCCCTCTCCCGGCAATTCGGCGAAACGCCCCGGGTGCTGCGTGAGCGCCAGCCTGGCGACAAATAA
- a CDS encoding UDP-2,3-diacylglucosamine diphosphatase, with the protein MSIEPLVRPSRKQRVRTLWISDVHLGTRDSQAEHLAAFLKRYQAERIYLVGDIIDGWKLRGGIYWPQAHTNVIRRLLTMSKRGTEVIYVTGNHDEFLRRYSKLLLGNIQLVDEAEHVTADGRRLLVIHGDQFDVITRYHRWLAFLGDSAYTVTLVLNRWLNHWRRRYGYGYWSLSAYLKHKVKTAVNFISDFEEAITHECARRGFNGVVCGHIHHAEIRKLGDVEYLNCGDWVESCTALIEHPDGRIELYRLAEEQQRLAQLQAAKVAVIEPAA; encoded by the coding sequence ATGAGCATCGAACCCCTGGTAAGGCCGAGCCGCAAGCAGCGTGTACGCACACTGTGGATCTCCGACGTGCACCTGGGCACGCGCGACAGCCAGGCCGAACACCTGGCGGCGTTTCTCAAGCGCTACCAGGCCGAGCGGATCTACCTGGTGGGCGACATCATCGATGGCTGGAAGCTGCGCGGCGGCATCTACTGGCCCCAGGCGCACACCAACGTGATCCGCCGTCTGCTGACCATGAGCAAGCGCGGGACCGAAGTGATCTACGTCACCGGTAACCACGACGAATTCCTGCGCCGTTATTCGAAGCTGCTGCTGGGCAATATCCAGCTGGTCGACGAAGCCGAGCACGTGACCGCCGATGGCCGCAGGTTGCTGGTGATCCATGGCGACCAGTTCGACGTGATCACCCGCTACCACCGCTGGCTGGCGTTTCTTGGCGACTCGGCCTACACCGTGACCCTGGTGCTCAACCGCTGGCTCAACCACTGGCGGCGCCGTTACGGCTATGGCTACTGGTCGCTGTCGGCCTACCTCAAGCACAAGGTGAAGACGGCGGTGAACTTCATCAGCGACTTCGAGGAAGCCATCACCCACGAGTGCGCGCGCCGGGGGTTCAATGGCGTGGTCTGCGGGCATATCCACCATGCCGAAATCCGTAAGCTGGGCGACGTCGAATACCTCAACTGCGGCGACTGGGTCGAGTCCTGCACGGCGCTGATCGAGCACCCGGACGGGCGCATCGAACTCTACCGGCTGGCCGAGGAACAGCAGCGGCTGGCGCAGCTGCAGGCCGCCAAGGTGGCGGTCATCGAGCCGGCGGCGTGA
- a CDS encoding glycosyltransferase family 4 protein, protein MRLLIVSDAWAPQVNGVVTSLQALVGELRAMGHQVEVLSPQTFRCIPCPGYGEIPLAWNLWRVGPAIEAFAPDGVHLATEGPLGWAARRWLLRRGLAFSSAVHTRFPEYLTARCAWVGLGVGYACLRLFHRHSQAVLVSTERLRAGLAQRGLRCLMLWRKGVDTRLFTPGQTVAVPVSAVFLYVGRLAPEKNLQAFLDLQLPGEKWVVGDGPQRQVLEQAYPQVKFFGYQQGEALVDFYRRASVLVFPSLTDTYGLVMLEAQACGTPVAAFAVAGPLDVVVPGVTGVLAEDLRDACLAALELDRTRCAGEAARQSWRASAVEFIASQPLLDGAPACSERLATAARSC, encoded by the coding sequence GTGAGGCTGCTGATCGTCAGCGACGCCTGGGCGCCGCAGGTCAACGGTGTGGTCACCAGCCTGCAGGCGCTGGTCGGTGAGCTGCGCGCCATGGGGCATCAGGTCGAGGTGCTGTCGCCGCAAACCTTCCGCTGCATACCCTGTCCGGGCTATGGGGAAATTCCCCTGGCGTGGAACCTGTGGCGCGTCGGCCCGGCCATCGAAGCCTTCGCCCCCGACGGTGTGCACCTGGCCACCGAAGGGCCGCTGGGTTGGGCCGCCAGGCGCTGGCTGCTGCGTCGCGGCCTGGCGTTTTCCAGTGCGGTGCACACGCGCTTTCCCGAATACCTGACGGCGCGCTGCGCCTGGGTCGGGCTGGGCGTGGGCTATGCCTGCCTGCGGCTGTTCCATCGGCACAGTCAGGCGGTGCTGGTCAGTACCGAGCGGTTGCGCGCAGGGCTGGCCCAGCGTGGATTGAGGTGCCTGATGCTATGGCGCAAAGGAGTGGATACGAGGCTGTTCACGCCAGGACAAACCGTTGCCGTGCCGGTTAGTGCGGTGTTTCTCTATGTCGGGCGCCTTGCGCCGGAGAAGAACCTGCAGGCGTTTCTCGATCTGCAGCTGCCCGGTGAGAAATGGGTGGTGGGCGACGGCCCGCAGCGGCAGGTGCTGGAGCAGGCTTATCCGCAGGTGAAGTTCTTCGGCTACCAGCAGGGTGAGGCGCTCGTCGATTTCTACCGGCGCGCCAGTGTGCTGGTGTTTCCATCGCTCACCGACACCTACGGCCTGGTGATGCTCGAAGCCCAGGCCTGCGGCACGCCGGTGGCAGCCTTTGCCGTGGCCGGGCCCCTGGATGTGGTGGTGCCGGGCGTTACCGGCGTGCTGGCCGAGGATCTGCGTGATGCCTGCCTGGCCGCGCTGGAACTCGATCGCACGCGCTGTGCCGGGGAGGCCGCAAGGCAGTCGTGGCGGGCTTCGGCGGTGGAGTTTATCGCCAGCCAGCCGCTGCTCGATGGCGCCCCGGCCTGTAGCGAACGCCTGGCGACCGCGGCGCGCAGCTGCTGA
- a CDS encoding adenylate/guanylate cyclase domain-containing protein has protein sequence MNTTLSAVPNGLPSLLTREYYSRMLAYLAVAASVAAGTYVQVFSHSLLWIVPYALLYPHLAHWLSKRFRDGHRHRTLMTLLFVDALHCGAFAALLGFSVVPSLMFLLTLSFSTLIVGGLRDMGLALLVAFSGTLLTASLTNLHVAPETPALVALVSIAFTILYICISAYFVHQQGIRLAQVRNQIKGEQEKAARLARNLAKYLSPQVWESIFSGKKHVRLETQRKKLTVFFSDIRGFTELSEELEAEALTDLLNTYLNEMSKICMKFGGTIDKFIGDSVMVFFGDPSSQGAKKDAMAAVSMAIAMRKHMKVLRQHWRAQGITKPLEIRMGLNTGYCTVGNFGADTRMDYTIIGRDVNLASRLESAAEAGEILISHETYSLIKDVIMCRDKGQINVKGFTRPVQIYQVVDFRRDLGASSSYVEHELPGFSMYLDTNGIQNFDKERVIQALQQAAEKLRDKIIM, from the coding sequence ATGAATACCACTCTTTCCGCCGTCCCCAATGGCCTGCCCTCGCTGCTCACCCGCGAATACTACTCGCGCATGCTGGCCTATCTCGCCGTGGCCGCCAGCGTCGCCGCCGGCACCTACGTGCAGGTGTTCAGCCACAGCCTGCTGTGGATCGTGCCCTATGCGCTGCTCTACCCGCACCTGGCCCACTGGCTGAGCAAGCGGTTTCGCGACGGCCACCGGCACCGCACCCTGATGACCCTGCTGTTCGTCGATGCCCTGCACTGTGGCGCGTTTGCCGCGCTGCTGGGCTTCTCGGTGGTGCCCAGCCTGATGTTCCTGCTGACCCTGAGCTTCAGCACCCTGATCGTCGGCGGCTTGCGCGACATGGGCCTGGCGCTGCTGGTCGCGTTCAGCGGTACCTTGCTCACCGCCTCGCTCACCAACCTGCACGTGGCCCCGGAAACACCGGCGCTGGTGGCCCTGGTGAGCATCGCGTTCACCATCCTGTATATCTGCATATCCGCCTATTTCGTGCATCAACAGGGCATCCGTCTCGCCCAGGTGCGCAACCAGATCAAGGGCGAGCAGGAAAAGGCCGCACGCCTGGCCCGCAACCTCGCCAAATACCTGTCGCCCCAGGTGTGGGAATCGATCTTCAGCGGCAAGAAACACGTGCGCCTGGAGACCCAGCGCAAGAAACTCACCGTGTTCTTTTCCGATATCCGCGGTTTCACCGAGCTGTCCGAAGAGCTGGAAGCCGAAGCCCTGACCGACCTGCTCAACACCTACCTCAACGAGATGTCGAAGATCTGCATGAAGTTCGGCGGCACCATCGACAAGTTCATCGGCGACAGCGTGATGGTGTTCTTCGGCGATCCGAGCAGCCAGGGCGCCAAGAAGGACGCCATGGCCGCGGTGTCGATGGCCATCGCCATGCGCAAGCACATGAAGGTGCTGCGCCAGCACTGGCGCGCCCAGGGCATCACCAAGCCGCTGGAGATCCGCATGGGCCTCAATACCGGCTACTGCACGGTGGGCAACTTCGGCGCCGACACGCGCATGGACTACACCATCATCGGCCGCGACGTGAACCTCGCCAGCCGCCTGGAAAGCGCCGCCGAGGCCGGGGAGATCCTGATCTCCCACGAGACCTATTCGCTGATCAAGGACGTGATCATGTGCCGCGACAAGGGCCAGATCAACGTCAAGGGCTTCACCCGTCCGGTGCAGATCTACCAGGTGGTGGACTTCCGCCGCGACCTGGGTGCCAGCTCCAGTTACGTCGAGCACGAACTGCCCGGTTTCTCCATGTACCTGGACACCAATGGTATCCAGAACTTCGACAAGGAGCGGGTCATTCAGGCCCTGCAGCAGGCCGCCGAAAAGCTGCGCGACAAGATCATCATGTGA
- a CDS encoding Mpo1-like protein, which translates to MSSQPSERFNSFAEFYPYYLEEHRHPTCRRLHYLGSLLVLMVLGYALISGQWLWLLAVPVIGYGFAWVGHFAFERNRPATFQYPLYSLMGDWVMLKDMLTGRIRF; encoded by the coding sequence ATGAGCAGCCAGCCCAGTGAACGTTTCAACTCCTTCGCCGAGTTCTATCCCTACTACCTGGAGGAGCACCGCCACCCGACCTGTCGGCGCCTGCACTACCTAGGCAGCCTGCTGGTGCTGATGGTGCTCGGCTATGCCCTGATCAGCGGGCAATGGCTGTGGCTGCTGGCCGTACCGGTGATCGGCTATGGTTTCGCCTGGGTCGGTCACTTCGCCTTCGAACGCAATCGCCCCGCCACCTTCCAGTATCCGCTGTACTCGCTGATGGGCGACTGGGTGATGCTCAAGGACATGCTCACCGGCCGCATCCGTTTTTGA